One halophilic archaeon DL31 genomic region harbors:
- a CDS encoding Integrase catalytic region (KEGG: hla:Hlac_3224 transposase~manually curated~PFAM: Integrase, catalytic core), with product MLDPELLTETLNTANIECWERERTATPVRAFAVRLHATGCSLRETKEILRLFGVERSHQAICQWVHRVADSVGDPPTAQPSRVAVDETAIKINGEWSWLYAAIDLDTKLILDVELFGRHGTDPAAAFLHGLREKHDLSDAVFLVDQFGYRTALSRLGLNGRVDYTDRNLIEKWFHTLKMRIDRFHNSWVGSRASAREWLEQFMHYYNRQRPHQSLDGRTPAEEVLN from the coding sequence TTGCTTGATCCAGAACTGCTCACAGAGACGTTGAACACAGCAAATATTGAATGTTGGGAGCGAGAGCGGACGGCGACGCCCGTTAGGGCGTTCGCCGTCCGGCTCCACGCGACCGGCTGTTCGCTTCGAGAAACGAAAGAGATTCTCCGATTATTCGGCGTAGAGCGCTCTCATCAAGCGATTTGTCAATGGGTTCATCGAGTCGCTGATAGCGTTGGCGACCCGCCGACGGCGCAGCCGTCAAGGGTCGCGGTTGACGAGACCGCTATCAAAATCAACGGTGAGTGGTCTTGGCTGTACGCTGCAATAGACCTCGACACAAAATTGATTCTTGACGTGGAACTGTTCGGCCGTCACGGCACTGATCCAGCGGCTGCATTTCTTCATGGACTCCGTGAGAAACACGATCTTTCCGACGCTGTGTTTCTCGTTGACCAATTCGGTTATCGGACTGCCCTCTCTCGCTTAGGACTCAATGGTCGGGTTGACTATACGGACCGAAACCTCATTGAGAAGTGGTTTCACACGCTCAAAATGCGCATTGACCGTTTCCACAACTCATGGGTCGGCAGTCGGGCAAGCGCACGCGAATGGCTTGAACAATTCATGCATTACTACAACCGCCAGAGACCGCATCAATCACTCGATGGACGAACGCCAGCTGAAGAGGTGCTTAACTAG
- a CDS encoding Competence CoiA family protein (KEGG: hla:Hlac_3024 hypothetical protein~manually curated~PFAM: Competence-induced protein CoiA-like) encodes MPFIAVDPIDNRPRIPIGVDDDEEVQCPVCNDSLRVREGPSTARHFYHPPDHSCSGESALHLRMKSIAVEKLKDKYPDASVHVEFVTDEVPRRADVFVEFDQPRFPLGQGIAVEVQYRNEQKDLTETTASYFTGDTSVLWLFEENYVGTHPEYEDVELPDPIPVWPYGIPHGEGTSPDLSAGDYLGITEADLIEALPNHVDDQVSLAEFPGTSDTGEESEGPPEWTRETELHLNLSLESPGVRDVYYSWLTGIIQSTGTEFQAEIEERREIVESENRFTYFSERFNRGPGETFEFSISTSQSRLVRTSAC; translated from the coding sequence ATGCCCTTCATTGCGGTGGATCCTATTGATAATCGTCCGCGAATCCCGATCGGCGTCGATGACGACGAAGAAGTTCAATGCCCAGTCTGTAACGATTCTCTCCGTGTTCGAGAAGGCCCCTCTACTGCTCGGCATTTCTACCATCCGCCAGACCACTCTTGCTCTGGTGAATCTGCTCTGCATCTCAGGATGAAATCGATCGCGGTTGAAAAACTCAAAGACAAGTATCCTGATGCGTCAGTGCACGTTGAGTTTGTTACCGACGAAGTCCCGCGTCGTGCTGATGTCTTCGTCGAATTCGATCAGCCACGGTTCCCTCTCGGACAAGGAATCGCTGTTGAAGTACAGTACCGGAACGAACAGAAGGACCTCACGGAAACGACTGCCAGCTACTTCACCGGCGATACCAGTGTCCTCTGGCTCTTCGAGGAAAACTACGTTGGGACTCATCCTGAGTACGAGGATGTCGAACTTCCTGACCCAATCCCGGTCTGGCCGTACGGTATCCCACACGGGGAGGGAACATCGCCAGACTTGTCAGCAGGGGATTACCTAGGGATCACTGAAGCCGATCTCATCGAGGCGCTCCCGAATCACGTTGACGATCAAGTTTCGCTGGCAGAATTCCCGGGTACGTCGGATACAGGCGAGGAATCCGAAGGTCCCCCAGAGTGGACCCGTGAGACAGAACTCCATCTCAACCTTTCCTTAGAGTCACCCGGCGTCCGGGACGTCTACTATTCGTGGCTAACGGGAATCATCCAGAGTACAGGCACGGAATTTCAAGCTGAAATCGAAGAACGGCGTGAAATCGTGGAGTCAGAAAATCGGTTCACTTACTTCTCCGAACGGTTTAACAGAGGGCCTGGAGAGACGTTTGAATTCAGTATCAGTACTTCACAAAGCCGCTTAGTTAGAACGTCTGCTTGCTGA
- a CDS encoding hypothetical protein (KEGG: hla:Hlac_3401 hypothetical protein): MDTHITFVLDSSGSMDAIADDTRGGFNTFLKDQRNEEGTATVTLYDFNTTVDQIYETYPVADAPELTDENYKSRGRTALHDAIARAVDETAEDIAAVDQAEQPDNVIIVVLTDGKENASETPKDAVRGRIETRQEADGWEFLFIGANQDAVLTAEGMGIEQDRSLTMAHDGEGTRDAYKSTSETISEARVDGSMSGYDDEDRQRQERDT, encoded by the coding sequence CATCACCTTCGTGCTTGACTCTTCAGGGTCAATGGACGCAATCGCTGACGACACCAGAGGCGGATTCAACACGTTTCTCAAAGACCAGCGCAACGAAGAAGGGACAGCGACGGTCACGTTGTACGACTTCAACACCACCGTCGACCAAATCTACGAAACGTATCCCGTTGCCGACGCCCCGGAGCTCACCGACGAGAACTACAAGTCTCGCGGGCGGACAGCGTTGCACGACGCCATCGCTCGGGCAGTCGACGAAACCGCCGAAGACATTGCGGCAGTTGACCAAGCCGAACAACCTGACAACGTTATCATCGTCGTGTTGACTGATGGCAAGGAAAACGCTTCTGAGACACCCAAAGATGCTGTACGAGGCCGTATAGAGACCCGGCAAGAAGCCGATGGCTGGGAGTTCCTCTTTATTGGTGCGAATCAAGATGCAGTGCTAACCGCCGAAGGAATGGGTATTGAACAAGATCGCTCACTAACCATGGCTCACGACGGCGAGGGAACCAGAGACGCCTACAAATCAACATCCGAAACCATCAGTGAAGCCCGTGTAGACGGCTCTATGAGCGGATATGACGACGAAGATCGCCAGCGACAGGAACGCGACACCTAA
- a CDS encoding exonuclease of the beta-lactamase fold class-like protein (KEGG: hla:Hlac_3400 exonuclease of the beta-lactamase fold class-like protein), which produces MRLSFNHANPNNGNESFLLRFGTGGAETACILVDAGDGVDLDSLLSPSDKLVAICLTHAHVDHYAELTAAHRGDVPIYTSPATATILDDVFDVATNKYDITASEAVTSAITPIDDWTDVVPDIEIHPVPAGHVPGAVGFLFRVTDDDDTHHILATGDFTSRRAGGFPGFDSDGFIDVDVLFLTGATNDKFESAITEALGTAISHAHSGSRTLVTASGLVGPQIAYLLTAITAEYDLHVPIRVVGQVAKLYDELDYECDHVTSIPEFGHTDECLESGVITIAGPDVPREQSSGRLFGVLQEDPNACVVQLIGSGKTPRTTGQCTIHTHTLSNHPTRETLVEVHEAIDPTETVITHRHHGAKEEFNDLSGVVWGSGDTDEHILYDGSQWRFPPWMGGGTVPRDAGRNLQQFAGSELMLSFSVPSLDRHSTPDLDAEGLIADRLASMLHQSQGAGRDSDILDTGSTASVGEPTYSTTQTMPSNNTNSDGADASETPSHGLIRTTGPDGFDEIDPQLQAALDDGSLTEAEISKVIAAQKQAAEKAQDTEIPPTEAESSTDAKTSSSGEEESGESDTEVDVDDSPDEVESSAGTSTTTTDAEHADGRSEVQDATTTNDTTDEDHEQSPQQKANAEDTGESTVSGPEEAKSPAMETLQLNPAAVALADQALAAGSEAETITMVISTAVSEYVAALLAGDAAGTEEELFEIDFQGSPAAEGALRAVVDDEVESLSALAAEGIAAAISSDNSVSREINVLESHYRYLDSILANDDYVFDSYEPVVEAAIAWYVSSNNES; this is translated from the coding sequence GTGCGTCTCTCGTTCAATCATGCCAATCCAAACAACGGTAATGAGTCATTCCTCCTTCGATTTGGGACTGGCGGCGCGGAGACGGCATGCATTCTCGTTGATGCTGGTGACGGTGTCGATCTTGATTCGTTGCTGAGTCCGAGTGATAAGTTGGTAGCGATTTGTCTCACTCATGCACACGTCGACCACTATGCGGAATTAACCGCGGCACATCGTGGTGACGTCCCAATATACACGTCTCCGGCCACAGCGACCATCTTGGATGATGTGTTTGATGTTGCCACCAATAAATACGATATCACTGCCTCTGAAGCGGTCACGTCTGCCATAACCCCAATTGATGACTGGACAGATGTTGTTCCCGACATCGAAATCCATCCAGTGCCAGCAGGTCATGTACCGGGAGCAGTCGGGTTCTTGTTCCGAGTGACAGATGACGATGACACGCATCACATATTAGCTACGGGTGATTTCACGTCCCGTCGAGCGGGAGGATTCCCTGGCTTTGACTCAGACGGGTTCATCGACGTCGACGTACTCTTTTTAACGGGTGCGACGAACGACAAGTTCGAATCAGCCATTACAGAGGCGTTGGGGACTGCCATTTCCCACGCCCATAGTGGCTCTCGGACCCTCGTAACTGCGAGCGGGCTTGTTGGCCCACAGATTGCGTATTTGCTCACAGCAATTACCGCTGAGTATGATCTGCACGTTCCGATTCGTGTTGTCGGCCAGGTAGCAAAACTCTATGACGAATTAGACTACGAGTGCGACCACGTAACCTCTATCCCTGAGTTCGGTCATACCGACGAGTGTTTAGAATCCGGCGTTATTACGATTGCTGGGCCAGATGTTCCCCGTGAACAGAGTAGTGGGCGGCTCTTCGGCGTGCTTCAGGAGGATCCGAACGCGTGTGTCGTCCAACTTATTGGATCGGGGAAAACACCGCGGACAACCGGTCAGTGTACGATTCATACGCATACGCTTTCGAATCACCCTACGCGCGAGACGCTTGTTGAGGTGCATGAGGCGATTGATCCGACGGAGACGGTGATTACACACAGGCATCACGGCGCAAAAGAGGAGTTCAATGATCTGTCTGGTGTCGTATGGGGATCGGGGGATACTGATGAACACATTCTCTATGACGGCTCACAGTGGCGTTTCCCGCCGTGGATGGGTGGCGGTACTGTGCCTCGTGATGCGGGTCGTAATCTCCAGCAGTTCGCTGGGTCCGAGCTCATGTTGTCGTTTTCTGTGCCGTCACTTGATCGCCATTCGACTCCCGATCTTGACGCGGAGGGACTCATTGCAGATCGGTTAGCTTCGATGTTACACCAGAGTCAGGGGGCTGGCAGAGATTCGGACATCCTTGACACGGGTAGCACTGCCTCCGTTGGTGAACCAACGTACTCCACGACGCAAACAATGCCGAGTAACAATACGAACTCAGACGGCGCTGACGCATCGGAGACCCCTTCACACGGGTTGATACGTACAACAGGTCCTGATGGTTTTGATGAAATTGATCCGCAGCTGCAGGCTGCTCTTGACGACGGTAGCCTGACGGAAGCTGAGATATCGAAAGTCATAGCTGCACAAAAGCAAGCCGCTGAGAAAGCACAGGATACAGAGATACCGCCGACTGAAGCCGAATCTTCAACTGATGCGAAGACATCGTCTTCAGGTGAAGAAGAGAGCGGTGAGAGTGACACGGAGGTAGACGTCGACGACTCACCAGACGAAGTAGAATCATCTGCTGGGACGTCCACCACGACAACCGATGCCGAACATGCTGACGGTAGATCAGAGGTTCAGGATGCAACTACTACGAACGATACTACTGATGAAGATCACGAGCAATCTCCACAGCAAAAAGCAAATGCCGAAGACACTGGTGAGTCAACTGTGAGTGGGCCTGAGGAAGCTAAGTCGCCAGCGATGGAGACGCTTCAGCTTAATCCAGCTGCTGTCGCGTTGGCTGACCAGGCTCTTGCGGCCGGTTCGGAGGCTGAAACGATCACGATGGTGATTTCAACGGCTGTCAGCGAGTATGTTGCTGCCCTCTTGGCTGGTGACGCTGCTGGTACCGAAGAGGAACTGTTTGAAATTGATTTCCAGGGGAGCCCGGCAGCCGAAGGTGCTCTGAGAGCTGTCGTTGATGACGAGGTAGAGTCCCTATCAGCGCTTGCTGCCGAAGGGATTGCAGCTGCGATTTCAAGCGACAATTCGGTCTCCCGAGAGATTAACGTTTTAGAGAGTCACTATCGGTATCTGGATTCGATACTAGCTAATGACGACTATGTCTTCGATAGCTACGAACCAGTCGTCGAAGCAGCTATTGCTTGGTACGTCTCTTCGAACAACGAGTCATAA
- a CDS encoding transposase (ISH3) (KEGG: hla:Hlac_3628 transposase (ISH3)), whose amino-acid sequence MSKTKQADGEIHEDQLLNFLVNRLDEEVSLSLANNAEITAEDIYEVLVGACADGTSVSTLCASSQNSPAGNTVLYHLRTKFEPERLERVANTLLRKDLDELLPEQVEVCADLHLRPYYGDEDDTDGLYHSVAKRGTTAFHAYATLYARVKNKRYTLAVRRLKDGDTASSVLAEFFGVLDGLDAGVKAVYLDRGFYDSKCLTLLQAHNYAYVIPIIRWGEAIQQELSEGWSRVIQHDLTGKLDGHSWTVDFPVYIDCTYLNGKYDENGVARHGYAADAPFIDSPRDARYHYSKRFGIESSYRLFEQAIATTTTRDPTVRLLYVVVSLLLQNVWRYLHYEYVATPRRGGRRLWWWPYKEFVNMIRRAAWTALAVRRAVPANRPPDDRFHR is encoded by the coding sequence GTGTCTAAAACCAAACAAGCAGACGGTGAGATCCACGAGGACCAGCTTCTTAACTTTCTCGTCAACCGCCTTGACGAGGAAGTTTCGCTCTCGTTAGCCAATAACGCTGAAATCACTGCTGAAGACATCTATGAGGTCCTCGTCGGCGCTTGCGCCGACGGGACCTCTGTCTCTACGCTCTGTGCGTCGAGCCAGAACTCACCCGCTGGGAACACGGTCCTCTACCATCTTCGGACGAAGTTCGAGCCGGAACGGCTCGAACGAGTCGCTAACACGCTCCTGCGAAAGGATCTCGATGAATTGCTCCCCGAACAGGTGGAGGTCTGCGCAGACCTCCACCTGCGGCCCTACTACGGTGACGAAGACGACACAGACGGCCTCTATCACTCGGTAGCGAAGCGTGGAACCACTGCGTTCCACGCCTATGCCACACTCTACGCGCGTGTGAAGAACAAACGCTACACGCTGGCGGTACGCCGTCTCAAAGACGGCGATACCGCAAGTAGTGTCCTCGCTGAGTTCTTCGGTGTCCTCGACGGCCTTGACGCCGGGGTCAAGGCCGTCTACCTTGATCGCGGATTCTACGACAGTAAGTGTCTCACGCTGCTTCAGGCGCACAATTACGCGTACGTGATCCCGATCATCCGGTGGGGTGAGGCGATTCAGCAAGAGCTCTCGGAAGGATGGAGTCGCGTCATTCAGCATGATCTGACGGGGAAACTCGACGGTCACAGCTGGACCGTCGATTTTCCCGTCTACATCGACTGTACGTACCTAAATGGGAAGTATGACGAGAACGGTGTGGCGCGTCACGGCTACGCCGCTGACGCGCCGTTCATCGACTCACCACGGGACGCTCGATACCACTACTCGAAACGCTTCGGTATCGAGTCAAGCTATCGCTTGTTTGAGCAAGCGATAGCGACAACGACAACGCGAGATCCAACGGTACGGCTGCTGTACGTGGTGGTGAGTCTCCTCTTACAGAACGTCTGGCGGTACCTTCACTACGAGTATGTGGCGACGCCCCGCCGAGGCGGGCGTCGCCTCTGGTGGTGGCCGTACAAGGAGTTCGTCAATATGATTCGACGAGCTGCGTGGACGGCCCTCGCGGTGCGTCGGGCCGTCCCCGCGAATCGGCCACCTGACGACCGATTCCACCGCTAA
- a CDS encoding Restriction endonuclease, type I, EcoRI, R subunit/Type III (PFAM: Restriction endonuclease, type I, EcoRI, R subunit/Type III, Res subunit, N-terminal~KEGG: hbo:Hbor_15510 hypothetical protein) — MDDGNLGDEEVRAYVEYAKSVIDDAPQMNEANTKAAVLHDFLDLLTWKIPANTQLEYPVKVGTRSYNVDYALLFEGTPVAFFEAKGVDTDLNSDHREQLATYMKNENINWGILSNGKQYQFFQRQVIDSNVSVELLTESTLQQLPNQRPILRAFTSEAIQTGDAEKIANRINELDAAQDTLENNKEELSAQLTDVLTNNVSEAIAPLAETQTKELIDTLVTKIENEVDTSKPFTPNDESSVPPCSQEKTHDSDPASESEAVTQNPTTGPWNTSGQFVVEIADESGKIAAVSGTNQTEAMVKATNYLIENHDLIDEITIPWIPGRTKAVLNNEPHWDDADPDYKPVTGQYYVDTKFDKPSKQTELRRMAGKVGLSVHFDGNW, encoded by the coding sequence ATGGATGATGGAAATCTGGGTGACGAGGAGGTAAGAGCATACGTGGAGTATGCCAAGTCGGTTATCGATGACGCCCCGCAAATGAATGAAGCAAATACGAAAGCAGCTGTCTTACACGACTTCTTAGATCTGCTCACCTGGAAAATCCCAGCGAACACGCAGCTTGAGTATCCCGTCAAAGTCGGAACTCGATCATACAACGTAGATTATGCGTTGCTTTTTGAAGGTACACCAGTCGCGTTTTTCGAAGCAAAAGGTGTTGACACGGACTTAAACAGCGACCATCGTGAACAGCTCGCCACCTACATGAAAAACGAGAACATCAACTGGGGGATCCTATCAAACGGAAAGCAATACCAGTTCTTTCAACGGCAGGTGATTGACTCGAACGTCAGCGTAGAACTCCTCACAGAATCCACCCTGCAACAGTTACCCAACCAGCGACCTATTCTGCGAGCGTTCACCAGCGAGGCGATACAGACAGGAGACGCAGAGAAAATAGCTAACCGTATTAACGAACTCGACGCTGCACAAGACACTCTTGAAAACAACAAAGAAGAACTCTCTGCACAGCTCACCGACGTCTTAACTAACAACGTATCGGAAGCGATCGCACCCCTCGCAGAGACACAAACCAAAGAACTGATCGACACTCTCGTGACCAAGATCGAGAACGAGGTAGATACCAGTAAGCCGTTCACACCCAACGACGAATCCTCAGTACCTCCCTGTTCTCAAGAGAAAACACACGACTCAGACCCTGCTTCCGAGAGCGAAGCCGTTACGCAGAACCCGACTACAGGCCCGTGGAATACATCCGGGCAGTTCGTCGTGGAGATTGCTGATGAGAGCGGTAAAATAGCAGCAGTTAGCGGCACCAACCAAACCGAAGCGATGGTCAAAGCAACGAACTACCTCATCGAGAATCACGACTTGATTGACGAAATCACGATCCCATGGATTCCAGGTCGAACAAAAGCAGTACTCAATAACGAACCACACTGGGACGACGCCGACCCTGACTACAAGCCAGTCACTGGCCAATACTATGTTGACACGAAATTCGATAAACCCTCGAAACAAACGGAACTGAGACGCATGGCAGGCAAAGTTGGATTGAGTGTGCATTTCGATGGAAACTGGTAA
- a CDS encoding AAA ATPase (SMART: ATPase, AAA+ type, core~KEGG: tpe:Tpen_0958 AAA ATPase), producing MIPWRVYQQIAIDLDVPPETMHLINVLADGGYLTENQPPYLNYDLPNFGTQVTWLDEHPTQGIAFCKERYGQDAAVAATIHAVGSEVASRTEGDLTMGFAILGGYIDDFLQDISRHDITAEVENVRSYFDSNTMELKRIEDAHDDDENPHEYCEYCGEELETAFSYRCETCGTRFPGWSGLVFGEGEEQSNSKWREQLDVTVLSQNTEKRFLVLRSNTSLPGWIEEGGQIGQIIDGSLHDMGRVVNIDNRDIQVDYWGGVATSLEAGQGITVCSSETMIATTQQLGLLRELRRDFAGWRNNQNPDPTVAKLAVNGPQLCDTLDQSTITQTTPVELDDTRSLDGFELDNSQQSVLADILGLEPGDLSLVVGPPGSGKTEVIAKAAHELANRGESVLVTSHTNIAVDNVIEKLSHRDTHQLVRAGRPEKMSKGTSEVMLSKVIDESDDDSVSELLAEVEDLKSEISTMGDQLEHDQEQYEMLQRAAETGPGNSTQISEAKNEIDAKQAKLSETRRKIQELQSEAEKTSIENADITGATIIRSQLGGLAQVQFDTVIIDEASQIPVPLGLLGMINANKWVVVGDHHQLQPVLKSHSSSDGSPPDDASIFSFLRNRYDIDQWLEYHYRSHADIIGFSQEHIYDGNITIDDSCPKGFEWNPADDPDSNVEAICNGPPVTFVDVTGEQSWRKRFSGSVNTAEVDVVADLVAHLVDEHGVPESELGVITPYRGQRTLISDELTDYGSVEVSTVDGFQGRERDTIIFSAVNTEKYGLQFAGNKNRFNVACTRPKDQFIMVGNKTAIENEAPWKNTLRAFIRYAAEHGGVFNWDGGLWIDGIDPSDVPPPDPRDSPDVVEPANGQSHDSDPTADRIDKSEGSSSDVSTQAATIDPQVRSRVEDIVQLAPTSNGELADAWELSAGKDAWQYLSTELDEYYERDSNHKIRPTEKARDLITNPTL from the coding sequence ATGATTCCCTGGCGGGTATATCAACAAATCGCAATCGATCTTGATGTCCCTCCTGAGACGATGCACCTCATCAACGTGCTGGCTGATGGCGGCTATCTCACTGAAAATCAGCCGCCGTATCTGAACTACGACTTACCCAATTTCGGCACGCAGGTCACGTGGCTCGACGAACACCCAACGCAAGGAATCGCATTCTGTAAGGAGCGCTACGGGCAGGACGCCGCGGTCGCCGCGACGATCCATGCTGTCGGATCAGAGGTCGCCTCCCGTACAGAGGGTGATTTAACGATGGGATTCGCAATCCTCGGAGGCTACATCGACGACTTTCTGCAGGACATCTCACGGCACGACATCACTGCCGAGGTTGAGAACGTCCGGTCGTATTTCGATTCGAACACGATGGAACTCAAGCGAATTGAAGACGCACATGACGACGACGAGAACCCGCACGAGTACTGTGAGTACTGCGGCGAAGAACTCGAAACGGCGTTCAGTTATCGCTGCGAAACGTGTGGTACGCGATTTCCTGGCTGGTCCGGACTCGTCTTCGGTGAAGGCGAAGAACAGAGCAACTCGAAATGGCGCGAACAGCTTGACGTCACCGTACTGAGCCAGAACACCGAGAAACGATTCCTCGTCCTTCGCTCTAACACATCGCTTCCCGGGTGGATCGAAGAAGGCGGGCAAATCGGTCAGATCATCGACGGTAGCCTCCACGACATGGGGCGCGTCGTGAATATCGATAACCGCGACATCCAGGTCGATTACTGGGGCGGCGTCGCCACGAGCCTCGAAGCAGGACAGGGCATCACGGTCTGCAGCTCCGAAACGATGATCGCCACAACCCAGCAACTCGGGTTGTTACGAGAGCTGCGCCGCGACTTCGCCGGCTGGCGGAACAATCAGAACCCAGACCCGACAGTGGCAAAACTCGCTGTCAATGGTCCGCAGCTGTGCGACACGCTGGACCAATCCACAATCACCCAGACGACACCTGTCGAGTTAGATGATACGCGGAGTCTCGATGGGTTCGAACTGGATAATTCACAGCAATCCGTGCTGGCCGACATCCTCGGTCTCGAACCCGGTGACCTCTCACTCGTCGTTGGTCCACCTGGCTCCGGAAAAACTGAGGTTATCGCCAAAGCCGCTCACGAACTTGCGAACCGAGGCGAGTCCGTCCTCGTCACGTCGCACACCAACATCGCGGTTGACAACGTCATCGAGAAACTCAGCCACCGAGATACGCATCAACTCGTCCGGGCTGGCCGGCCAGAGAAAATGTCAAAGGGCACGTCCGAAGTGATGCTCTCGAAAGTCATCGACGAGAGCGACGACGACTCCGTCTCAGAGTTGCTGGCCGAAGTCGAGGATCTCAAATCAGAGATCAGCACCATGGGTGATCAGTTGGAGCACGACCAAGAGCAATACGAGATGTTGCAGCGAGCGGCCGAAACTGGTCCGGGGAACAGCACGCAGATAAGCGAGGCCAAGAACGAGATCGATGCGAAGCAAGCCAAACTCTCCGAAACCCGACGGAAAATTCAGGAACTCCAGTCGGAAGCGGAGAAAACCTCCATCGAGAACGCAGACATTACCGGTGCGACGATCATCCGCTCCCAACTCGGCGGCCTCGCCCAGGTTCAGTTCGACACGGTCATCATCGACGAAGCAAGCCAAATCCCCGTCCCACTCGGCCTGCTCGGAATGATCAACGCGAACAAATGGGTTGTCGTTGGCGACCACCACCAACTCCAACCAGTCCTCAAATCCCACTCATCGAGCGACGGCAGCCCACCCGACGACGCCTCCATCTTCTCGTTCCTCCGCAACCGGTACGATATCGATCAGTGGCTCGAATACCACTACCGAAGCCACGCCGACATCATCGGGTTCTCGCAAGAACACATCTACGACGGAAACATCACCATCGACGACTCCTGCCCCAAAGGATTCGAATGGAATCCTGCAGACGATCCCGACTCGAACGTCGAAGCCATTTGTAACGGCCCGCCCGTCACGTTCGTCGACGTCACCGGCGAACAATCCTGGCGCAAACGCTTCAGCGGCTCCGTCAACACCGCAGAAGTCGATGTCGTCGCAGACCTCGTCGCCCACCTCGTAGACGAACACGGCGTCCCCGAATCCGAACTCGGCGTCATCACACCGTATCGCGGCCAACGCACCCTAATCAGCGACGAACTCACCGACTACGGCAGTGTCGAAGTCTCAACCGTTGACGGCTTCCAAGGCCGCGAGCGAGACACGATCATCTTCAGCGCCGTCAACACCGAAAAATACGGCCTACAATTCGCCGGAAACAAGAATCGATTCAACGTCGCCTGCACCCGCCCGAAAGACCAGTTCATCATGGTCGGCAACAAAACCGCCATCGAAAACGAAGCACCGTGGAAAAACACGCTCCGCGCATTCATCCGATACGCTGCCGAGCACGGCGGCGTCTTCAACTGGGACGGTGGCCTTTGGATTGACGGGATCGATCCATCCGACGTGCCCCCGCCTGATCCACGTGATTCACCGGACGTAGTCGAACCAGCGAATGGACAGTCGCACGACTCGGATCCAACTGCAGATCGTATCGATAAATCCGAAGGCAGCTCTAGCGATGTCTCGACACAAGCGGCTACTATTGACCCGCAGGTTCGGTCGCGGGTCGAAGATATCGTGCAGTTAGCACCGACATCGAACGGTGAATTGGCCGACGCGTGGGAGCTAAGTGCAGGAAAAGACGCCTGGCAGTACCTAAGTACAGAACTGGACGAGTATTACGAGCGAGATTCAAACCACAAGATCCGACCAACAGAAAAAGCGCGCGACCTTATTACGAATCCAACCCTCTAA
- a CDS encoding hypothetical protein (manually curated~KEGG: hsl:OE6021F hypothetical protein) — protein MVQIEDLSHPAVELKLPLDGGHHRYKIPQSMTLFFWGTVAVGTPERIPQIQSPHGSRLFNRGIEAKDQMTWSMSIDGESVPLLSDSYYRIEGYKGLAWWIAVSSAELPATVCVEFETNGDQPTVQGDPVVLWTEQGEMVPWGATIESTIELNTSDSPASTFPSRQESLWRQHTVYKPQNSSE, from the coding sequence ATGGTTCAAATTGAGGATCTCAGTCATCCTGCGGTTGAACTCAAATTACCTCTTGACGGTGGACACCACCGGTATAAGATACCACAGAGTATGACACTGTTTTTCTGGGGGACGGTTGCTGTGGGGACACCGGAACGAATTCCACAGATCCAGTCGCCCCATGGAAGTCGTCTCTTCAACAGAGGGATCGAGGCGAAGGACCAAATGACGTGGTCAATGTCAATCGACGGTGAATCGGTTCCTCTTCTTTCCGATTCCTATTATAGAATCGAGGGATACAAAGGGTTAGCGTGGTGGATCGCGGTTTCCTCTGCAGAATTACCCGCTACAGTCTGCGTAGAATTCGAAACAAACGGTGACCAACCTACAGTCCAAGGAGATCCAGTAGTCCTCTGGACTGAACAAGGCGAGATGGTTCCTTGGGGAGCAACAATTGAGAGTACGATCGAACTTAACACATCTGATTCACCAGCCAGTACTTTCCCGAGTCGTCAAGAATCGCTTTGGAGACAGCATACGGTATACAAACCACAGAACAGCAGTGAGTAA